One Streptomyces fagopyri DNA window includes the following coding sequences:
- a CDS encoding GAF domain-containing protein produces MSYDPPRPAGRLLLTPEDKDAPARVRRLRRLGLGEHTEPAFDAFADRLADVAAVPYSMVNFIDENRQFFAGLHTPDGNVSATRPVPASADGTHHGVSRYMTRDYGFCPHVVVRRRALVLEDVCDYPRFAGNPVVDEIGVRSYLGAPLIDRTGIALGTVCVVDLEPRPWGRAGLETIKTMAAELVEQLGQREGGAGF; encoded by the coding sequence ATGAGCTACGACCCACCGCGCCCGGCCGGCCGGCTGCTGCTGACCCCGGAGGACAAGGACGCCCCCGCCCGGGTCCGGCGACTGCGCCGGCTCGGCCTGGGGGAGCACACGGAGCCCGCCTTCGACGCCTTCGCGGACCGGCTCGCCGACGTCGCCGCGGTGCCGTACTCGATGGTCAACTTCATCGACGAGAACCGGCAGTTCTTCGCGGGCCTGCACACCCCGGACGGGAACGTCTCCGCCACCCGGCCGGTCCCGGCCTCCGCGGACGGCACCCACCACGGTGTCAGCCGCTACATGACCCGCGACTACGGGTTCTGCCCCCATGTCGTGGTCCGCCGCAGGGCGCTGGTGCTGGAGGACGTCTGCGACTACCCGCGCTTCGCGGGCAACCCGGTCGTCGACGAGATCGGGGTCCGGTCCTACCTCGGCGCCCCGCTCATCGACCGCACGGGCATCGCCCTCGGCACCGTCTGCGTCGTCGACCTCGAACCGCGCCCGTGGGGCAGAGCGGGCCTGGAGACCATCAAGACGATGGCGGCGGAACTGGTCGAGCAGCTCGGACAGCGGGAGGGCGGCGCCGGGTTCTGA
- a CDS encoding DUF742 domain-containing protein yields the protein MAAAGDGPWLDDAAGRLVRPYTVSNGRTRPTTALDLLSQVMVTGATPLGYLGPEHTQALELCRAPVSVAEIAAQLKLPAAVTKVLLSDLVDCGALTTKPPEFHHNPTDRSLLEAVLDGLRRQL from the coding sequence GTGGCCGCGGCCGGCGACGGGCCCTGGCTCGACGACGCGGCCGGGCGGCTGGTGCGTCCCTACACGGTCAGCAACGGCCGGACCCGTCCGACCACCGCGCTCGACCTGTTGTCGCAGGTCATGGTCACGGGGGCCACCCCCCTCGGCTACCTCGGCCCCGAGCACACCCAGGCTCTCGAACTGTGCCGCGCGCCCGTCTCGGTCGCGGAGATCGCCGCCCAGCTCAAGCTGCCGGCGGCGGTCACCAAGGTGCTGCTGTCCGACCTCGTCGACTGCGGGGCGCTGACCACGAAACCCCCCGAGTTCCACCACAACCCCACTGACCGGTCTCTTCTGGAGGCAGTGCTCGATGGACTACGACGACAGCTCTGA
- a CDS encoding roadblock/LC7 domain-containing protein produces MASDVPTGHASDLDWLMSGLVQRVPHTTSAVLLSCDGLVKSVHGLDPDSADHMAALASGLYSLGRSAGIRFGDGGDVRQVVVELDSTLLFVSTAGSGTCLAVLAGREADAAVLGYEMAMLVKSVRPYLMTAPRQAAVGPTAMRP; encoded by the coding sequence ATGGCGAGCGACGTGCCGACCGGCCATGCATCCGATCTCGACTGGCTGATGAGCGGCCTCGTGCAGCGCGTGCCGCACACCACCAGCGCGGTACTCCTCTCCTGCGACGGGCTCGTCAAGTCCGTCCACGGCCTCGACCCGGACAGCGCCGACCACATGGCGGCCCTGGCCTCCGGCCTGTACTCACTCGGCCGCAGCGCGGGCATCCGCTTCGGCGACGGCGGCGACGTGCGACAGGTCGTCGTCGAACTCGACTCGACCCTGCTGTTCGTCTCCACCGCGGGCTCCGGTACCTGTCTCGCGGTGCTCGCCGGACGCGAGGCCGACGCGGCGGTGCTCGGCTACGAGATGGCCATGCTCGTCAAGAGCGTCCGCCCGTATCTGATGACCGCGCCCAGGCAGGCCGCCGTCGGCCCCACGGCGATGAGGCCTTGA
- a CDS encoding glycine C-acetyltransferase, producing the protein MFDSVRDDLRTTLDEIRAAGLHKPERVIGTPQSATVSVTSGGRPGEVLNFCANNYLGLADHPEVVAAAHEALDRWGYGMASVRFICGTQEVHKELEARLSAFLGQEDTILYSSCFDANGGVFETLLGAEDAVISDALNHASIIDGIRLSKARRFRYANRDMADLEAQLKEASDARRRLIVTDGVFSMDGYVAPLKEICDLADRYDAMVMVDDSHAVGFVGPGGRGTPELHGVMDRVDIITGTLGKALGGASGGYVAARAEIVALLRQRSRPYLFSNTLAPVIAAASLKVLDLLESAGDLRERLAENTALFRSRMTAEGFDILPGDHAIAPVMIGDASVAGRMAELLLERGVYVIGFSYPVVPQGKARIRVQLSAAHSTDDVNRAVDAFVAARAELDG; encoded by the coding sequence ATGTTCGATTCCGTACGCGACGATCTGCGCACCACCCTCGACGAGATCCGCGCCGCCGGGCTGCACAAGCCCGAGCGCGTCATCGGCACCCCGCAGTCCGCGACCGTGAGCGTCACCTCCGGCGGCCGTCCCGGCGAGGTCCTCAACTTCTGCGCGAACAACTACCTCGGCCTCGCCGACCACCCCGAGGTCGTCGCCGCCGCCCACGAGGCCCTCGACCGCTGGGGCTACGGCATGGCGTCCGTACGCTTCATCTGCGGCACCCAGGAGGTGCACAAGGAGCTGGAGGCGCGGTTGTCCGCGTTCCTCGGCCAGGAGGACACGATCCTCTACTCCTCCTGCTTCGACGCCAACGGAGGCGTCTTCGAGACCCTGCTCGGCGCCGAGGACGCGGTGATCTCCGACGCCCTCAACCACGCCTCGATCATCGACGGCATCCGCCTGTCCAAGGCGCGCCGCTTCCGGTACGCCAACCGTGACATGGCCGACCTGGAGGCGCAGCTCAAGGAGGCGTCGGACGCCCGGCGCCGGCTGATCGTCACGGACGGCGTCTTCTCGATGGACGGCTATGTCGCTCCCCTGAAGGAGATCTGCGACCTCGCCGACCGCTACGACGCGATGGTCATGGTCGACGACTCGCACGCCGTCGGCTTCGTCGGCCCCGGCGGCCGGGGCACCCCCGAGCTGCACGGCGTCATGGACCGTGTCGACATCATCACCGGCACCCTCGGCAAGGCACTCGGCGGCGCGTCCGGCGGCTACGTCGCCGCCCGCGCCGAGATCGTCGCCCTGCTGCGCCAGCGCTCGCGCCCCTACCTCTTCTCCAACACACTCGCCCCCGTGATCGCTGCGGCCTCCCTGAAGGTCCTCGACCTCCTGGAGTCGGCGGGCGACCTGCGCGAGAGGCTCGCCGAGAACACCGCGCTGTTCCGCTCCCGGATGACGGCCGAGGGCTTCGACATCCTCCCTGGCGACCACGCGATCGCCCCGGTCATGATCGGTGACGCCTCCGTCGCCGGGCGCATGGCGGAACTGCTCCTGGAGCGTGGCGTGTACGTGATCGGCTTCTCGTACCCGGTCGTTCCGCAGGGCAAGGCCCGTATCCGTGTACAGCTGTCCGCCGCGCACTCGACGGACGACGTGAACCGCGCGGTGGACGCGTTCGTGGCGGCGCGGGCGGAGCTCGACGGCTGA
- a CDS encoding Gfo/Idh/MocA family protein, which produces MTDLRLGVLGFGLRGPLALTAHRPGRGSRVTVLAEHDPLLREAAAARIPGVRTVDDHREVVHDPDVDAVLVLTPDHTHADLACEALRAGKPVFVEKPLDITIERCDAVLRTAFETGTRLYVGHNMRHMPVIRLMRDLVRGGAVGTVKTVWVRHFVGFGGDWYFKDWHAERRFTTGLLLQKGAHDIDVLHWLAGGCTRQVQALGDLMVYGDNPHRRAPGEPRTDDWYTENGHWPPHTQRALNPVIDVEDVSLVNLRLDNGVLAAYQQCHFTPDYWRNYTAIGDAGRLENFGDGPGAVVKVWNGHRSGYRARPDAEYPVPETGEDAGHGGADPLLIDEFLRFVREGGRTDTSPVAARMAVAAGFRATESLRDGGTAREVPAADPELLAYFERGQTPGKA; this is translated from the coding sequence ATGACCGATCTGCGTCTCGGCGTTCTCGGCTTCGGCCTGCGCGGGCCCCTCGCGCTCACCGCTCACCGCCCCGGCCGGGGCTCGCGCGTGACCGTCCTCGCCGAACACGACCCGCTGCTGCGGGAGGCCGCCGCCGCCCGTATCCCCGGCGTCCGGACCGTCGACGACCACCGCGAGGTCGTCCACGACCCCGATGTCGACGCGGTGCTCGTCCTCACCCCGGACCACACCCACGCCGACCTGGCATGCGAGGCACTGCGCGCCGGAAAGCCCGTCTTCGTCGAGAAGCCCCTGGACATCACCATCGAGCGCTGCGACGCCGTGCTGCGCACCGCGTTCGAGACGGGCACCCGCCTCTACGTCGGCCACAACATGCGCCACATGCCGGTGATCCGTCTGATGCGCGACCTCGTCCGGGGCGGCGCCGTCGGGACCGTCAAGACCGTGTGGGTCCGGCACTTCGTCGGCTTCGGCGGCGACTGGTACTTCAAGGACTGGCACGCCGAACGCCGCTTCACCACCGGCCTGTTGCTCCAGAAGGGCGCCCACGACATCGACGTACTGCACTGGTTGGCCGGCGGCTGCACACGGCAGGTGCAGGCGCTCGGAGACCTGATGGTGTACGGGGACAACCCGCATCGGCGGGCGCCGGGCGAGCCCAGGACGGACGACTGGTACACCGAGAACGGCCACTGGCCCCCGCACACCCAGCGGGCACTCAACCCGGTCATCGACGTCGAGGACGTCTCGCTGGTCAACCTGCGCCTGGACAACGGCGTACTGGCGGCCTACCAGCAGTGCCACTTCACCCCCGACTACTGGCGCAACTACACGGCGATCGGCGACGCGGGCCGGCTGGAGAACTTCGGGGACGGGCCCGGCGCCGTGGTGAAGGTCTGGAACGGCCACCGCTCGGGCTACCGGGCCCGGCCCGACGCCGAGTATCCGGTGCCGGAGACCGGCGAGGACGCCGGACACGGTGGCGCCGACCCGCTGCTGATCGACGAGTTCCTCCGGTTCGTGCGCGAAGGAGGACGGACCGACACCTCCCCGGTCGCCGCGCGCATGGCGGTGGCCGCCGGATTCCGGGCCACGGAGTCACTGCGGGACGGGGGCACCGCGCGCGAGGTGCCCGCCGCCGACCCCGAACTGCTCGCCTACTTCGAACGGGGGCAGACACCGGGGAAGGCGTAG
- the tdh gene encoding L-threonine 3-dehydrogenase, translating to MKALVKEKAEPGLWLVDVPEPEIGHGDVLIKVLRTGICGTDLHIRNWDGWAQQAISTPLVLGHEFVGEVVATGRDVVDINAGDRVSGEGHLVCGKCRNCLAGRRHLCRATVGLGVGRDGAFAEYVALPATNVWVHRVPVDLDVAAIFDPFGNAVHTALSFPLVGEDVLITGAGPIGLMAAAVARHAGARNVVVTDVSEERLELARKIGASLALNVSTATIADGQRELGLREGFDIGLEMSGRPEAMRDMIANMTHGGRIAMLGLPAQEFPVDWSRIVTSMITIKGIYGREMFETWYAMSVLLEGGLDLAPVITGRYGFRDHEAAFADAAAGRGGKVILDWTL from the coding sequence GTGAAGGCGCTGGTCAAGGAGAAGGCGGAGCCCGGGCTCTGGCTCGTGGACGTACCGGAGCCGGAGATCGGCCACGGCGACGTACTGATCAAGGTCCTCAGGACCGGGATCTGCGGCACCGACCTGCACATCCGCAACTGGGACGGCTGGGCGCAGCAGGCCATCAGCACGCCGCTCGTGCTCGGCCACGAGTTCGTCGGCGAGGTCGTCGCGACCGGCCGGGACGTCGTCGACATCAACGCCGGCGACCGCGTCAGCGGCGAAGGCCACCTGGTGTGCGGCAAGTGCCGCAACTGCCTGGCCGGACGCCGCCACCTCTGCCGTGCCACGGTCGGTCTCGGCGTCGGCCGCGACGGCGCGTTCGCCGAGTACGTCGCCCTGCCCGCCACCAACGTGTGGGTGCACCGGGTCCCCGTCGACCTCGACGTCGCCGCGATCTTCGACCCGTTCGGCAACGCCGTGCACACGGCGCTCTCCTTCCCGCTGGTCGGCGAGGACGTACTGATCACCGGCGCCGGACCGATCGGCCTGATGGCCGCCGCGGTGGCCCGGCACGCGGGCGCGCGCAACGTCGTCGTCACCGACGTCAGCGAGGAGCGTCTCGAACTCGCGCGCAAGATAGGGGCGAGTCTCGCCCTGAACGTGTCGACCGCGACGATCGCCGACGGCCAGCGCGAGCTGGGGCTGCGGGAGGGCTTCGACATCGGCCTGGAGATGTCCGGCCGCCCCGAGGCGATGCGCGACATGATCGCCAACATGACACACGGCGGCCGGATCGCCATGCTCGGCCTGCCCGCGCAGGAGTTCCCGGTCGACTGGTCCCGGATCGTCACCTCCATGATCACGATCAAGGGCATCTACGGCCGGGAGATGTTCGAGACCTGGTACGCGATGTCGGTGCTCCTCGAAGGCGGCCTCGACCTCGCTCCAGTGATCACCGGCCGCTACGGCTTCCGCGACCACGAGGCCGCGTTCGCCGACGCGGCCGCCGGCCGCGGCGGCAAGGTCATTCTGGACTGGACCCTCTAA
- a CDS encoding GTP-binding protein: protein MDYDDSSDPFPTALKILVAGGFGVGKTTFVGAVSEIAPLSTEELLTTVSAATDNLDGVENKVETTVAMDFGRITLDPEHVLYLFGTPGQERFWFMWDELSEGALGAVILADTRRLEDCFAAVDFFEQRGLGFIVAVNEFDGAFRYDPAEVRAAIDLDPGIPIVRCDARISSSGVQTLLTLVRHLLAHAPAHAPTHGAHR from the coding sequence ATGGACTACGACGACAGCTCTGACCCCTTCCCCACCGCGCTGAAGATCCTGGTGGCGGGAGGATTCGGGGTCGGCAAGACGACCTTCGTCGGCGCGGTGAGCGAGATCGCGCCGCTCAGCACGGAGGAGCTGCTCACCACGGTCAGCGCCGCGACCGACAATCTCGACGGCGTCGAGAACAAGGTCGAGACCACGGTGGCGATGGACTTCGGCCGCATCACCCTCGACCCGGAACACGTGCTGTACCTCTTCGGCACACCCGGGCAGGAGCGGTTCTGGTTCATGTGGGACGAGCTGTCCGAGGGCGCGCTCGGCGCCGTGATCCTCGCCGACACCCGCCGGCTGGAGGACTGTTTCGCGGCCGTCGACTTCTTCGAGCAGCGCGGTCTCGGTTTCATCGTCGCCGTCAACGAGTTCGACGGTGCCTTCCGCTACGACCCCGCCGAGGTGCGGGCGGCCATCGATCTCGACCCCGGGATCCCCATCGTGCGCTGCGACGCCCGGATCTCCAGTTCGGGCGTGCAGACCCTGCTCACCCTGGTGCGCCATCTCCTCGCCCACGCACCGGCGCACGCCCCCACTCATGGAGCCCACAGGTGA